In the Malaclemys terrapin pileata isolate rMalTer1 chromosome 12, rMalTer1.hap1, whole genome shotgun sequence genome, one interval contains:
- the LOC128847035 gene encoding olfactory receptor 1009-like yields MAKDNRTTVTDFILLGLSDEPQLQPFLFLVFLLIYLITFAGNMVIMGVIKADPQLHTPMYFFLSHLSFVDICYSSVTVPKMLENFLAEQKKISFNGCITQIFFFTLFVGVEIFTLSVMAYDRYTAICDPLHYLDIMNKRICVQVVLSTWALGFLHALINTVPVLNLRFCGPNAISHFSCELPPLLQLSCTDATINKVVLFATLVVFGLSSFLLTLVSYIHIISTVLKIRSVVSRHKVFSTCSSHLIVVGLLYLTGFFLYMKPNTDSASMPDRLISIQYSILTPMLNPIIYSLKNKEVKTALGKMPRKFKFLK; encoded by the coding sequence ATGGCAAAGGACAATCGAACCACGGTGACCGACTTCATTCTCTTGGGACTGTCTGATGAGCCACAGCTCCAGCCGTTCCTCTTCCtggtatttttattgatttaccTCATCACCTTTGCTGGGAATATGGTGATCATGGGGGTGATAAAGGCTGATCCTcagcttcacacccccatgtacttcttcttgTCCCATTTATCCTTTGTCGATATCTGCTATTCCTCAGTCACGGTGCCTAAGATGCTGGAGAACTTCCTAGCAGAGCAGAAGAAAATTTCCTTTAATGGCTGCATTACTCAGATATTCTTTTTTACTCTGTTTGTTGGAGTTGAAATATTCACTCTCTCAGTCATGGCTTATGACCGATACACAGCCATTTGTGACCCACTACATTACCTGGACATAATGAACAAACGTATCTGTGTCCAGGTGGTGCTGAGTACATGGGCTTTGGGTTTCTTGCATGCCCTGATAAATACTGTTCCTGTGCTTAACCTTCGTTTCTGTGGGCCCAATGCAATCAGTCATTTCAGCTGTGAGCTCCCTCCCCTGCTACAACTCTCCTGCACTGACGCTACCATCAATAAAGTGGTGCTTTTTGCAACCCTTGTGGTATTTGGATTGAGCTCTTTCCTCCTCACCCTGGTCTCCTACATTCACATCATCTCCACCGTCCTGAAGATACGGTCTGTGGTGAGCAGGCATAAAGTcttctccacctgcagctcccacctcatTGTGGTGGGTTTATTGTACCTGACGGGTTTTTTTCTGTACATGAAACCAAACACAGATTCTGCATCAATGCCAGACAGACTAATTTCCATCCAGTACAGCATCTTGACCCCCAtgttaaaccccatcatctacagcctgaaaaaCAAAGAAGTGAAAACAGCTCTGGGGAAAATGCCAAGAAAATTCAAGTTCCTCAAATAG